Below is a window of Cytobacillus firmus DNA.
AAGGAAAAAGAAGGAACTAAAACAGAAGATACTAGCTATACAATTGAGCATGCAATGGGGACAACCAAGCTTGATAAAGCACCTGAAAAAGTAGTCATTTTGACAAACGAAGGTACTGAAGCATTACTTTCCATGGGGGTTACTCCAGTTGGTGCCGTTCAGTCCTGGACTGGCGATCCGTGGTATGACCATATCGCTGATGATATGAAAGATGTTCAGGTTGTTGGTACAGAAAGTGAAGTAAATGTAGAAGCAATCGCAGCGCTGCAGCCGGACCTTATTATCGGCAACAAGATGCGCCAGGAAAAAATCTATGATCAATTAAATGACATTGCTCCTACTGTCTTTGCTGAAACATTGCGCGGAGACTGGAAGGAAAATTTCGAGCTTTACGCAAAAGCAATCAATAAAGAAGAAGAAGGCAAAAAAGTCCTTGCTGATTATGACAGCCGCATCGAAGAAATTAAAACGGGCCTTGGTGATAAATTAGACCAGGAAGTTTCCATTGTCCGCTTCATGGCTGGGGATGTCCGCATCTACCATAAAGACTCCTTCTCAGGCGTCATTCTTGACCAAATTGGACTTGCGCGTCCGGAAAGCCAGAATGTTGATGACTTCGCTGAAAAGAATGCTACGAAAGAGCGCATTCCTGCCATGGATGGAGATGTATTATTCTACTTCACATATGAAACAGGGGATGGCGAAGCAAATAAACTTGCTAAAGAATGGATTGAAGATCCATTATTCAAAAACCTTAAAGTAGCTCAGGAAGGCAATGTACATGAAGTAAGCGACACCATCTGGAATACTGCCGGAGGCGTTATTGCTGCTAACCTGCTATTGGATGACATTGAGAAATACCTTGTGAAGTAATGCAAAACTTGTGATTGCGCTCCCATAATACCCCCTCTTTTATGAGAGCTCAAATATATATTAAATTCGGCGCCTGCCTAACAGACTCGAGTGGTCAGGCACCGGAGCTTAATAAAAAAGGAACCTGACCCAGGTTCCTTTTTTATTTGCCCTCACTATCTTCTTAAAGTTCCCCGACACCTAAACCTTTTTTTATTGCCTTCCATTCATAAGTTTTCCAAAACCGGCAACAATAAGCGTAATGCCGAAAATGATGGTGATTTACCTATGAGAAAATGGTTGAAGAATAAACGGATTAAAGAGGATATAGAGCATAAGGAATGGGAGCAATCCTTCATTAAATCCAAAGACTTTAAAAAAATCTTTTATTATAACCAAAAAACGAATGTGCGTTTTGGACTTACTTTCATGGCTACATTAATCGATGAAAATATTATTCAGGATGGTATTCTCCCTAATCTGCTCGAAGACGAATTCCGGGAAATCGAGGACATTAAACAGCTTGTCCCTGTGGCTGATGTGCAGATTTGCGACGACCCTTCTTTAATTGAACAAAAGCTGATGAATGGATACGTCATGCTGACAATTGAGACAGAGCTCAAACATTTCGGCTTTATAGCTGCGCAAAAAGAAATAGTCAGAGGTCTAAGCCAGCCTGAGGTTGAGTTTTCTGTTATCGGGCCTAAGGAAGCCTTTGTAGAATCGATGGGCCAAAATTTAAATTTAATCCGGAAACGTCTGCCCGTAAAAGAACTGATCATTGAAGAATTCACACTGGGAAGCCTGTCAAAGACTTCAGTCGCAATTCTTTATATGGAAAATATCACGAATGAGGATAATGTAAACACTGTCAGGCAGAGACTTAAGAACGTACAGTTTGATGCCATCACAGACAGTTCTTATATTGTCCAGCTGATTAGCGATAACTCCAATTCCCCTTTCCCGCAGCTGCTTGATACTGAGCGGCCTGACAGGGTCGCGGGGATTTTGGCAGAGGGAAAAATCGCAATTGTGGTTGACGGTTCACCCCATGTATTAATAACGCCAACCACCCTCGTTGAGTTTTTCAGCTCTTTTGAAGATTATTTTTTAAATTATATTTTATCTTCGTTTTTCCGGCTTATCCGCTTGTTTGCGGTTGCGTTTTCTATTCTGATTACACCTATTTATGTAGCAACTCTTTCATATCATTATGAATTGATTCCAAAGGATTTGATGAGTACCTTAATCACATCAAGGCGGGAGATTCCACTTCCTCCTATTCTTGAAGCGCTGTTTTTAGAGCTTACGATTGAATTGCTTCGCGAGGCTGGAGCACGTCTTCCGACGAAGGTCGGCCAGACAATCGGTATCGTGGGAGGAATTGTAATAGGAACTGCATCAGTAGAAGCAGGCCTGACGAGTAACGTCCTGCTAATTATTGTAGCCCTTGCAGCTCTCGCTTCCTTTACAACACCTGTATACAGGATGGGCAATACGATTCGTTTGCTTCGCTTTCCTTTTCTGTTTTTCGCAGAGTTATGGGGCCTGCTCGGAATTGTATTTTGCTTCTGTGTACTGTTGACTCATTTAACCAGGCTGACTTCACTTGGAAGGCCATTCCTTGAACCGCTCTACCCCCCTCGGGTGGTGGATATGAAGGATGCCCTTATCCGGCTTCCATTTGAAGCACAATCCAAAAGGCCGATTTTTTTAAGAACTAAAAATCCTATCCGTTTTAACAAGAAAAAAGCAAAAAAGAAAAAAGATATTGATGAATAATGAAGCAGGTATCTGCTCAGAGCCTTTTGAGATTATCATATGGAGGTGAACCAGATGAAGGAACAGCCTATACCAGAGAGATTACAAATATCCCCCTTTTTAGTATTTTATATGGTCATGTCCATACAAATCGGAATTGGCGTGTTGGGTTATCAGAGGATTATTGCAATGGATGCAGGATATGATGCCTGGATATCCATTTTATTTGCCGGCGGATGCATTCATGTAATTATTTGGTTAATCTATAAAATCTGCGAGACTGCTGGCGGTGATATTGTAACTGCACATAAATACGTTGCAGGAAACTTTATTGGCAAAGCACTCAGCGCCATTTTCATTGGCTATTTTATCCTGTTTTCCTTAACAGTTTTAAGGACGTTTATAGAAGTCATTCAGGTTTGGATGTTTCCGGAAATCAACACCTTCTGGTTCTCCTTCGGCTTTTTGGCGCTTTGTGTATACATTATTTTTGGGGGATTTAGGACTGTCGTGGGTATCGCATTCTTCGGGCTTATTTTGCCGGCCTACCTTCTCCTTACATTTGGCTGGGCGATTAAATTCTCCAACTTTTACAATCTGCTGCCCATTTGGGATCATTCCATAAAAGAGATGCTTACAGCTTCTTATAATATGTCCCTTACTTTTATTGGGTTTGAAAGCATCATTTTTTTCTATCCTTTTATTAAAGAACCAAGGAAATCCCAGAAATGGGCTCATTTGGCCGTAATGACAACTACTCTTATATATACAATTTTAGCCATCATTACCTTTGCCTATTTTTCCGAAGAACAGCTGTCTAAACAAATTTGGGCCAGTTTAACAATGTGGAAAATAGTGGAGATGCCCTTTGTTGAACGTTTTGAATATATTGGAATCGCCAACTGGAACTTAATCATTCTTCCTAATATATGCATATCCGTATGGATCGCCTCCCGGCTCGTTAAAAGGGTCTTTAATATCCGCCATAAAGTGGGCGTGTTTTTTGTTGTTGCCGCAGTGCAATCCATTATTACTTTTTTGGATACAAGGGAAAAAATTAATATGCTTAATGACTATGTTGGTAAAATGGGATTTATTTTTAACTTTATTTATATTCCTTTGCTTTTCGCTGCTGTCATGATAGCCAAAAAGCTAAAAAAGGGGAAAAAGAAATGAAAAAACTGCTGCTTATCGGTCTTTTGCTGCTGCTTTCCGGCTGTGTGGACAAAGAAATACTGGATGATATTAACATTGAAGTAGGGGTTGGCTACGATTTAGCAGAGGATTCAAAAGACAAATACAGAGGGACAGTATTATTTCAGGAATTCCAGCCTGATAAAAGTGTGATTAACCAGACCTTTTCAGGGAACGGAAAACTCCGGCAAGATCTTTTACTAGATGTGACCCGGCAATCATCGGAGCCGGTAGTGACAGGCGGGTTAAAGGTGGCCGTCTTCGGACCTGAGATTTCCAAAAAGGGGATCTATGATCTGATAGATTCTTTTCAAAGAGACGCAAGTATAGGAGCACGGGTATTTGTTGCGACCTCGGAAGATAAAGCGGAAGATGTGATGAAGGGAGAGTATGGAACAAGGGGAAATTCAACTTACATTTATAACTTGATACAGCATAATATCGAGCACCGGGATATACCGAAAACCAACCTCCACATTTTATCCCGTAATTATTACGAAAAAGGGAAAGATACTTTTCTTCCCCGCCTCAAAAAGATTGGGGATGATAAAGTGGAGATCATTGGAGTTAGCCTTTTTGATCAGGATAAGGAGGTAGAAATTCTGCCTGTAAAGGATTTGTTCTTTTTTAAGCTGCTGGTTGACAAATATAGTGAAGGAAATTTCGACGTTAAATTAAAAAAAGACGATATTGCTGCTGTAAAAAGTATAAAATCCAAACATAAAATTAAGATTACTGATAATCACGCTACCATTCACATTAATATAGAAGGCATTATCCGTGAGTATACCGGCAATAAGCTAGCGTCAGAAGTGGTTGGTGACGTTGAAAAGAAGCTGGAGAGAAAGATTGAAAAGGAATGTCTCAGACTATTGAAAATGTTTCAGGAGCTTGGGATTGATCCAGTTGGGCTGGGTCAAATTAAGAAAACGCAGCACCGGAATTTTGATTATAAAAAGTGGGAGGATGATTATAAAACACTTGGATTTGATGTTAAATGCAATGTAACAATTGAAGAAACCGGCATTATTGAGTAAGAGCGGGCTTTAATAAGCCCGCTCTTTCTATTTAATCACTAGTTGAGAACATATATTTTTTATAATGGTAGCGAATCGAGAATATCAGTCCCATGGCCAGCATATTCCCCATCAGCGAGCTTCCTCCATAGCTGATGAAAGGAAGCGGAATGCCTGTGATAGGCAAAAGGCCGATGGTCATTCCGATATTCTGAAAGACATGGAATGTTACCATGCTGATAACACCCACACAAATATAGGTATAGAAATTGTTCTTCGTTTCCATGCCAATCTTGGTAATATGGTAAATCAGCAGAAAGAAAAGGCTGACCACAATGCTTGCCCCTACAAAGCCAAATTCTTCACCTACAATACTGAAAATAAAGTCAGTATGGCTTTCAGGCAGGTAGACCTCCCTCGTTCCATATCCTTTCCCGCTTGTTTCACCGGACCCAATGGCAAGGAGAGAACGTGTCAGCTGAAACCCGGTTGAACTTTGGTAATTATAGGGATCGATCCAGGAATAGATGCGCGCAAACTGATATTCCTTTACTCCCAGATACTTCTCAAGGATATCCGGATGCCATAAAACAAAATATAAAATGGTGCCTGCCAGAGCCGCTCCTGTTCCAAATATAGGGGCCAGCAGCTTCCAGCTGATTCCTGAAATGAAGATCATGCCAAGCATGATTGCCAGAAATACAAGGCTTGTCCCTAAATCGGGCTGCTGCATAACCAGCAGCAGGGGCACCATTGTTAATCCAACCAATTTAATCAGCAGCCATAAATCAGTCTGTATGGTTTTGAATTGATTTTTTTGATGATGCTCGTCAATCGTTTTGGCCAATACCAGAATAATGAACACTTTAACAAGCTCAGCTGGCTGAAGGGATCCCATCCCAGGAACCTTGTACCATGCTTTTGCCCCATTAATGACAGGAGCTATGCTTGCTGGCGCCACAACCAGGAATCCAAGCAGTACAATGCCCAGGCCATACACATACCAGGAAATCTTCTTTAGCTGATCGGAATCCAGTGTGATTACGGCAGCGATGATTCCTGTTCCAACGGCATACCAGACAACCTGCTTCAAAAGGAAGTTTTCTGTATATTGTCCTGTAGTCTGTGCGCTGTAAATAGATATGGCACTTACCAGGAATAGCAGCATCAATATTAATACTAAGCCCCAATCCAGCTTAGGAGGTGTATATCGATTTGAGGTCATGATTATTCTTCTCCTTTAAAAAACAAAACCATTTACCTTTTAAGGCATAACGGAGCACAGTGCAAGGAATAGCATATGTACCTCACAATTATTCCTCGCTACAATATTTCATTATATTTTTTATAGAGATAAATCACAACTTCTAAAAGCGAATGGTTATTATTTCAAATTTTTACGATTACTGAGAATGGTTATTTACAGCCATATTCAGCACAGTCTTAGATACACTATTCGTATGCAAAAGGTATTAAGACCCGGTTTTAAACTCCCCGCTGAAATATCTCACTTTTATATCATCTCTCATCCACTCGAGATTATTAGGCACCTGGGGGATGCTGTATCCGATGAAAATAGGCGTTGTAATATAGCGCGGAACAATTTTCGCGTAAATCTCCCTGCCCAGCTTGTAGAAAAACAAGTTATAACTATTGCTTGGAAAAGGGAAGGCATTCAGAATATAATGCGCGGCAGTCTGGATACATTTCGCAAAGTACGGAATATCATCCTGATCAGCAAGCTTCACATTAAACTCATAAAAGCCGATTCTCGGGGAAGTCGATAAAGTGAACACCGTGCCGCTTTCCTCATGAATAAGGAGCCCTTCAAAATCCTGCGCCTGGATTTTTTCCTTGTAATCAATGTTTTTCAATCCCACAATCTGCATATGCGGATGGGCGATACTTCCCCCGGATAATGGCCCGTGGTTTTTGAAAAATAATACAGATTCATATTCCCCGCTTTCTTCCATAAGCAGCCAATGTTTTAAACCAAATGAAATTAACCTGACCAAATGCTCCTCAGGGTAAACAGACAGCTCACCATCACATTGATCCGTTTCAATCAGCACCGTCTGATAGGAGTTTTCCAGAACAGGATACTTATTTTTCAGCAAAATAATTGAATCCTCTACGGCAATGATTTCGGTCAGCTCCTCCCTTGCACAAAAAGGGCAGCTGATATCCTTATTCCGAATGCTATTAGGCTTTTGGACCCCAATCCCCGTATTAAAATGCAAATGTGTATCTGACATCTCTCTGACACCTGCTTTTCTGTAATCTCTCCTTCTATATTATCATGAAACTGGGAGTAGGGTATCTGTGCCAGTTTCATGGGTGCTCTAGTCAGAAGGCTCATGGGGGGCGGGGAGGGAGTTCGGACATTCATCGGATTTTTCCGGGGAGTTGAGTCTGAAGTTGCACCGTGTTCGGACTCAAACTGACCGCTTCCTGCCGCTTGTGTCTGAAGTTGCACTGACTTCTGACTCAAACTGACTTTATCCTGTGGTTTGTGTCGGAAGTTGCACCGACTTCGGACTTTCACCAGACTTTTCGGGAGTTTTGTGTCGGAAGTTTCCGCCAAAACTTTATCTCGTAAACTAAAAGAATCAGCGGGGTAATTAATCCTCCCCGCTGAAAAGTATTTATTGCACCGTTAATTCAGTTTCTGTGTGCTCGTGAATGTCGTCGCCTTTTTCCACATGTGTCGTGATGGTGTATGTGCCTGCATTTGTAAACTGATGGCCGGCTGTGTATTTGCCCGGTTCTGTTTCAGACATGTTCACCCATTGAGGTGTTGCACCATTCAGCGAGATTTCAAGTTTTACTTTAGCATCCCCCAGCGGTTCCCCTTCATTATCAACCAGGACAGATAATTGTGTTTGTTCGTTTGATTGGATTTGGTCAGGGGCCTGCAGTTCAATGGATACCTCACCGCCATGCCCGTGAGAGTGGCCTTCTTCATGGCCCTCATTTTCCTGATCATGCCCCGTTCCTGAGTCCTCCGCTTTTGCTTCACCAACTTGTATCGAAACCATTGGCATAGTATGCTGGCTTCTTGCTGTTACATGGGACTGAACATAGTAAAGGCCTTCCTCAGTAAAAGCATGATCAGCAGTATATTTACCCTCTGATCCGTGCTTTGCCTCTATCATTTCACCGTTTTCTTTTTGTCCTTCCTGCCAGACTTCAAATTTCACCTCATCTGCATCTGTTACAGCCTCACCGCCTTGTTTAACAGTGACAGCAAGGGCTGCCTCCTCACCAGGGTTAATCGTTTCAGACACCTCGATGACAGCTTCAATGATTTGCGGCACTTCGTCTTTTTTTGCTGGCTTTTCTTCTTCAGATTGGCTGCATCCGCCAAGAACCAGTAAACCCGCCATTATGCTGAATAATATCTTTTTCAATTTAATGTCCCTCTCTTTATCTATATTGTTCTTTGATAAGATAACTATAAAAGCTATTTGTGATAAAACAATGAAATCTTTTCAAAAAGTAAAAGGCCCTTTCAGGCCTTTTGAGATTTAGTACAAAGGATTGCTTTTTATTATGTATTTTATACTATATGGATGCAAGATCATTCAGGACCACTTTTTTGTCCTCTTCTTTGGCGATGTCTTCTGCTGCCTCGAAAGCAAGCTTTTTATACTTCTGTACATTTTCTTCATCGCCGGCTATTTGACAGGCGCGGGCCAAAGCTTCAAAGGCAAATGCCAAATCAAAGTCCCCAATTTTGTTAGAAAGACAAATTTCCAGATTTCTTTTAGCATGAAAAAGAGCAGGCTCAGCCCGGTTTAAGACTGTATATACCCTGGATATCTGCCACTCTCCCCTTGAAAGGTTAACAGGCTGACCTGCAATTCCCCAATGATAGCGGGATGTATGTACCATATGTATCATTTCCAGGTTTTCATCTTCCGTTCTATCAGGATTCTCCATTAAGTCCCATACTTTGTTG
It encodes the following:
- a CDS encoding spore germination protein — its product is MRKWLKNKRIKEDIEHKEWEQSFIKSKDFKKIFYYNQKTNVRFGLTFMATLIDENIIQDGILPNLLEDEFREIEDIKQLVPVADVQICDDPSLIEQKLMNGYVMLTIETELKHFGFIAAQKEIVRGLSQPEVEFSVIGPKEAFVESMGQNLNLIRKRLPVKELIIEEFTLGSLSKTSVAILYMENITNEDNVNTVRQRLKNVQFDAITDSSYIVQLISDNSNSPFPQLLDTERPDRVAGILAEGKIAIVVDGSPHVLITPTTLVEFFSSFEDYFLNYILSSFFRLIRLFAVAFSILITPIYVATLSYHYELIPKDLMSTLITSRREIPLPPILEALFLELTIELLREAGARLPTKVGQTIGIVGGIVIGTASVEAGLTSNVLLIIVALAALASFTTPVYRMGNTIRLLRFPFLFFAELWGLLGIVFCFCVLLTHLTRLTSLGRPFLEPLYPPRVVDMKDALIRLPFEAQSKRPIFLRTKNPIRFNKKKAKKKKDIDE
- a CDS encoding ABC transporter substrate-binding protein translates to MKFKSLLAILSVFTILFLAACGNSSEQDEKADKEKEGTKTEDTSYTIEHAMGTTKLDKAPEKVVILTNEGTEALLSMGVTPVGAVQSWTGDPWYDHIADDMKDVQVVGTESEVNVEAIAALQPDLIIGNKMRQEKIYDQLNDIAPTVFAETLRGDWKENFELYAKAINKEEEGKKVLADYDSRIEEIKTGLGDKLDQEVSIVRFMAGDVRIYHKDSFSGVILDQIGLARPESQNVDDFAEKNATKERIPAMDGDVLFYFTYETGDGEANKLAKEWIEDPLFKNLKVAQEGNVHEVSDTIWNTAGGVIAANLLLDDIEKYLVK
- a CDS encoding GerAB/ArcD/ProY family transporter, with amino-acid sequence MKEQPIPERLQISPFLVFYMVMSIQIGIGVLGYQRIIAMDAGYDAWISILFAGGCIHVIIWLIYKICETAGGDIVTAHKYVAGNFIGKALSAIFIGYFILFSLTVLRTFIEVIQVWMFPEINTFWFSFGFLALCVYIIFGGFRTVVGIAFFGLILPAYLLLTFGWAIKFSNFYNLLPIWDHSIKEMLTASYNMSLTFIGFESIIFFYPFIKEPRKSQKWAHLAVMTTTLIYTILAIITFAYFSEEQLSKQIWASLTMWKIVEMPFVERFEYIGIANWNLIILPNICISVWIASRLVKRVFNIRHKVGVFFVVAAVQSIITFLDTREKINMLNDYVGKMGFIFNFIYIPLLFAAVMIAKKLKKGKKK
- a CDS encoding Ger(x)C family spore germination protein, encoding MKKLLLIGLLLLLSGCVDKEILDDINIEVGVGYDLAEDSKDKYRGTVLFQEFQPDKSVINQTFSGNGKLRQDLLLDVTRQSSEPVVTGGLKVAVFGPEISKKGIYDLIDSFQRDASIGARVFVATSEDKAEDVMKGEYGTRGNSTYIYNLIQHNIEHRDIPKTNLHILSRNYYEKGKDTFLPRLKKIGDDKVEIIGVSLFDQDKEVEILPVKDLFFFKLLVDKYSEGNFDVKLKKDDIAAVKSIKSKHKIKITDNHATIHINIEGIIREYTGNKLASEVVGDVEKKLERKIEKECLRLLKMFQELGIDPVGLGQIKKTQHRNFDYKKWEDDYKTLGFDVKCNVTIEETGIIE
- a CDS encoding DUF4931 domain-containing protein, translating into MSDTHLHFNTGIGVQKPNSIRNKDISCPFCAREELTEIIAVEDSIILLKNKYPVLENSYQTVLIETDQCDGELSVYPEEHLVRLISFGLKHWLLMEESGEYESVLFFKNHGPLSGGSIAHPHMQIVGLKNIDYKEKIQAQDFEGLLIHEESGTVFTLSTSPRIGFYEFNVKLADQDDIPYFAKCIQTAAHYILNAFPFPSNSYNLFFYKLGREIYAKIVPRYITTPIFIGYSIPQVPNNLEWMRDDIKVRYFSGEFKTGS
- a CDS encoding FixH family protein, yielding MKKILFSIMAGLLVLGGCSQSEEEKPAKKDEVPQIIEAVIEVSETINPGEEAALAVTVKQGGEAVTDADEVKFEVWQEGQKENGEMIEAKHGSEGKYTADHAFTEEGLYYVQSHVTARSQHTMPMVSIQVGEAKAEDSGTGHDQENEGHEEGHSHGHGGEVSIELQAPDQIQSNEQTQLSVLVDNEGEPLGDAKVKLEISLNGATPQWVNMSETEPGKYTAGHQFTNAGTYTITTHVEKGDDIHEHTETELTVQ
- the rodA gene encoding rod shape-determining protein RodA; its protein translation is MTSNRYTPPKLDWGLVLILMLLFLVSAISIYSAQTTGQYTENFLLKQVVWYAVGTGIIAAVITLDSDQLKKISWYVYGLGIVLLGFLVVAPASIAPVINGAKAWYKVPGMGSLQPAELVKVFIILVLAKTIDEHHQKNQFKTIQTDLWLLIKLVGLTMVPLLLVMQQPDLGTSLVFLAIMLGMIFISGISWKLLAPIFGTGAALAGTILYFVLWHPDILEKYLGVKEYQFARIYSWIDPYNYQSSTGFQLTRSLLAIGSGETSGKGYGTREVYLPESHTDFIFSIVGEEFGFVGASIVVSLFFLLIYHITKIGMETKNNFYTYICVGVISMVTFHVFQNIGMTIGLLPITGIPLPFISYGGSSLMGNMLAMGLIFSIRYHYKKYMFSTSD